The Nitrospira sp. genome contains a region encoding:
- the nuoJ gene encoding NADH-quinone oxidoreductase subunit J, with product MEILFYIAAAVTLLATVRVITHVHAVHALLYLVVALIALALIFYLLGAQFAAALEIIIYGGAIMVLFIFVVMLLGPLAVEQERTWLTPGAWVGPSILALILLGEVGYLIAAGDHTPIVATETRQKGISIALYGPYIIGVELASMLLLPGLIGAYHLGRRHSKEAR from the coding sequence ATGGAAATTCTTTTCTACATCGCCGCCGCCGTCACTCTCCTTGCGACGGTGCGTGTCATCACGCATGTGCATGCGGTCCACGCGCTCCTCTACCTGGTCGTGGCGCTGATCGCGTTGGCACTGATTTTCTATTTGCTCGGCGCGCAGTTTGCCGCGGCGCTCGAAATCATCATTTACGGCGGTGCCATCATGGTGCTCTTCATTTTTGTCGTGATGCTTTTGGGGCCGCTCGCGGTTGAACAGGAACGGACCTGGCTCACGCCCGGCGCATGGGTGGGACCCAGCATCCTGGCCTTGATCCTCCTGGGGGAGGTGGGATACCTCATTGCGGCCGGGGACCATACCCCGATTGTTGCCACAGAGACCAGACAGAAAGGTATCTCTATCGCCCTCTATGGACCCTATATCATTGGGGTGGAATTGGCTTCCATGCTGTTGCTGCCTGGGTTGATCGGCGCCTATCACCTGGGGCGCCGTCACTCGAAAGAGGCTCGTTGA
- the nuoL gene encoding NADH-quinone oxidoreductase subunit L, translated as MINLIWLIPALPLAGFLVLALSGGRLSRSQVAWVGCGSVGTAAVTTALVAADFLPIFPGRESYHQTLWNWIDTSGMTVGISWYLDALSLLMVAVITGIGFLIHLYSAEYMADDEGYARFFAYMNLFVAAMLTLVLADNLLLLYLGWEGVGLCSYLLIGFWYREPEYGTAAQKAFIVTRIGDTAFAIGLFILFTQFKTLSIQQVQSLATEAWPVGSNLAMIVAVLFLIGAVGKSAQLPLQVWLPDAMAGPTPVSALIHAATMVTAGVYLIARMHHLFTLAPLVQEIIAVLGLATLLLAATSALVQHDIKRVLAYSTMSQIGYMFLALGVGAWSAALFHFLTHSCFKALLFLAAGSVIHSLHHEQDIFRMGGLRRHLPWTFWTFLIGAAAMSGVPLITSGFYSKDWILWSAWSSPLSHRWIWFGALFGALLTGLYSFRLIFRVFFGEVRTQPTGEPGLAMRVPLVVLAFLALTVGFLEMPHTLGNVTLFSDYLSHALPAMELLPGMDESHEAREQIAVTVAALLGIGLAALLFLPGALFPARWSDQSKDRPSVTLLQGGWGFDRLYDRMFVRPWCSLTRHPGDILDRGYEWLAVGAASCHGWMSHTQTGHVRWYAATIAVGTLMLIGLFAM; from the coding sequence ATGATCAACTTGATTTGGCTGATTCCAGCACTTCCGCTCGCCGGTTTTCTGGTGCTGGCGCTGTCCGGAGGGCGTTTATCTCGGTCGCAGGTTGCGTGGGTCGGTTGTGGTTCAGTGGGGACAGCAGCCGTGACCACTGCGCTTGTCGCCGCGGATTTTCTCCCGATCTTTCCAGGTCGTGAGTCTTACCATCAAACGTTGTGGAATTGGATCGATACGTCCGGGATGACGGTCGGCATTTCCTGGTACCTGGATGCGCTGTCACTCTTGATGGTGGCGGTGATCACCGGCATCGGATTTTTGATCCATCTGTACTCCGCCGAGTACATGGCTGACGATGAGGGATACGCCAGGTTTTTTGCTTATATGAATCTGTTCGTGGCCGCCATGCTGACGCTGGTACTGGCGGACAATCTCCTTCTGCTCTATCTGGGCTGGGAAGGGGTGGGACTCTGCAGCTACCTCTTGATCGGGTTTTGGTATCGCGAACCAGAATACGGCACTGCCGCGCAGAAGGCCTTTATCGTCACTCGCATCGGAGACACTGCGTTTGCCATCGGGCTATTTATCCTCTTCACGCAATTCAAAACCTTGTCGATCCAACAGGTCCAGAGCCTTGCGACAGAGGCGTGGCCGGTTGGGTCAAACCTTGCCATGATCGTGGCGGTGCTCTTCTTGATCGGGGCGGTCGGGAAGTCGGCGCAATTGCCGCTCCAAGTGTGGTTGCCGGACGCAATGGCCGGCCCCACGCCGGTGAGCGCGCTGATTCATGCGGCCACGATGGTGACGGCAGGAGTCTACCTCATTGCCCGCATGCATCATCTGTTTACGCTCGCCCCGTTGGTGCAAGAGATCATCGCGGTGCTCGGCCTGGCCACGTTGCTGCTTGCTGCGACGAGCGCGCTGGTTCAACACGACATCAAGCGGGTGCTCGCGTATTCGACGATGAGCCAGATCGGCTATATGTTTCTGGCGCTCGGTGTCGGCGCCTGGTCAGCCGCGCTCTTTCATTTTCTGACCCATTCGTGCTTCAAAGCCCTGCTCTTCCTTGCAGCTGGATCAGTCATCCACAGTCTTCATCATGAACAGGACATTTTCCGGATGGGCGGACTTCGGCGGCATCTGCCCTGGACCTTTTGGACATTCTTGATCGGAGCCGCGGCTATGTCAGGCGTTCCTCTCATTACGTCAGGGTTTTACAGCAAAGACTGGATCTTGTGGTCTGCCTGGTCCTCACCCTTAAGCCATCGGTGGATCTGGTTTGGGGCCTTATTCGGGGCGCTGCTGACCGGCCTCTACAGCTTCCGGCTGATCTTTCGGGTGTTTTTTGGTGAGGTCCGCACGCAGCCGACCGGCGAACCAGGTTTGGCCATGCGTGTGCCTCTGGTGGTACTGGCCTTCCTTGCGCTCACCGTTGGTTTTCTCGAGATGCCTCACACGCTGGGGAATGTGACCCTGTTCAGCGACTACTTGTCGCACGCGCTTCCAGCGATGGAGCTGCTTCCTGGCATGGATGAATCACATGAAGCTCGTGAACAGATTGCCGTGACCGTCGCGGCACTGCTCGGGATTGGGTTGGCCGCTCTCCTGTTCCTGCCTGGCGCCCTCTTTCCTGCGCGATGGTCAGATCAATCCAAGGATCGACCTTCGGTGACCTTGCTGCAAGGAGGGTGGGGGTTCGATCGTCTGTATGATCGCATGTTTGTGCGACCATGGTGCTCCTTGACCAGACATCCAGGTGATATTCTCGATCGCGGGTATGAGTGGCTGGCCGTCGGCGCTGCATCCTGTCATGGCTGGATGAGTCACACTCAGACGGGGCATGTCCGGTGGTATGCCGCCACCATTGCCGTTGGGACACTGATGTTAATCGGTCTCTTTGCAATGTGA
- a CDS encoding NADH-quinone oxidoreductase subunit N produces MTLQDFIALSPLLDLGVFSLVTMLSIACRRHHARIAILAFVSCLLTLATLPWAATAAPRAVTTLLVVDRHALLYMGLVLTATMVIIALSYRYLNFQFREKEGVEEYYVLLLLATFGGLVLTTAAHFVSFFLGFELLGLSLCSLIGYLRTRRHPLEAAVKYLLLSITASALLLFGLALLYFESGAMTFHGVGAIMKQAQSVPALWLGGLILVLVGIALKLGLAPFHMWIPDVYQGAPTPITTYIATVSKAAVVALLLRFATEVGVLELPPVVHLFSLLAVVSMVTGNVLALLQQNVKRLLAYSSIAHFGYVLVALLAGGLPAAEAVTFYVIVYCAMSLGAFGVVTVYSSEGGDKNRFEDYQGLFWTRPWLAAMLALSLLSLAGIPVTAGFIGKFYAIAAGVDAGLWWLVLALIGNSVVSLYYYLRLIVTLFDEEPAQATAPQGLPIQSRQTAGWTAAFSLGFVASIILILGLYPGPLMEVIRDSVSNLLMVAVQRP; encoded by the coding sequence ATGACACTCCAAGACTTCATTGCCCTTTCACCACTCCTAGATCTTGGGGTCTTCTCCCTTGTGACCATGCTCTCGATTGCCTGTCGGCGACACCATGCGCGCATCGCCATCCTCGCGTTTGTGTCATGTCTCCTCACGCTGGCAACATTACCCTGGGCGGCCACGGCGGCCCCACGAGCCGTGACGACCTTACTGGTCGTGGATAGACATGCCTTGTTGTACATGGGACTCGTCCTGACTGCCACGATGGTCATCATCGCATTATCGTACCGATACTTGAATTTCCAGTTTCGTGAGAAGGAGGGTGTGGAGGAATATTATGTGCTTCTCCTGCTGGCCACCTTCGGGGGATTGGTCCTAACCACCGCTGCGCATTTCGTGTCGTTTTTTCTTGGGTTCGAACTCCTCGGCCTGTCCCTCTGTAGTCTGATCGGGTACTTACGCACGAGACGCCATCCGCTCGAAGCCGCGGTGAAATACCTGCTGTTGTCCATCACCGCGTCCGCGCTCCTTCTGTTCGGTCTAGCGCTTCTGTATTTCGAAAGCGGTGCCATGACCTTTCACGGTGTGGGAGCAATCATGAAACAGGCGCAGTCCGTTCCTGCACTGTGGTTAGGAGGATTAATCCTGGTTCTCGTTGGGATCGCCTTGAAGCTCGGGCTCGCACCGTTTCATATGTGGATTCCCGATGTCTACCAGGGAGCGCCTACTCCCATCACGACCTATATCGCAACCGTCTCCAAGGCAGCAGTGGTGGCATTGCTACTCCGATTCGCCACCGAAGTTGGGGTGTTGGAATTGCCTCCGGTTGTCCATCTGTTCAGCCTCCTGGCGGTTGTGTCAATGGTCACAGGGAATGTCCTTGCGCTCTTACAACAGAATGTGAAACGGCTCCTGGCCTATTCCTCAATCGCCCACTTTGGTTATGTGCTGGTCGCGCTGCTGGCTGGTGGTCTCCCCGCTGCCGAAGCAGTCACCTTTTATGTCATCGTCTACTGTGCCATGTCGTTGGGTGCCTTTGGCGTGGTGACGGTGTATTCGAGCGAGGGAGGGGACAAGAATCGTTTCGAGGACTATCAAGGGTTGTTTTGGACTCGGCCCTGGCTCGCCGCCATGCTGGCGCTGAGCCTGTTGTCCTTGGCCGGTATCCCGGTGACAGCGGGATTTATCGGGAAGTTTTATGCAATTGCGGCCGGCGTCGACGCCGGTCTGTGGTGGCTGGTACTGGCGCTGATCGGGAACAGCGTCGTCAGCCTGTACTACTATCTGCGACTGATCGTGACGTTGTTCGACGAAGAGCCGGCACAGGCAACCGCTCCTCAAGGACTGCCTATTCAATCTCGCCAGACGGCAGGCTGGACGGCTGCTTTCTCTCTGGGATTCGTTGCCTCGATCATTCTCATATTAGGACTCTATCCAGGACCACTGATGGAAGTGATCCGGGATTCTGTCAGTAACCTGCTCATGGTGGCCGTGCAGAGACCATGA
- the nuoI gene encoding NADH-quinone oxidoreductase subunit NuoI has protein sequence MKSTWIYARNLVVGLWIVFKRTFAKPVTVQYPEERPYLPPRWRGRIVLTRDPDGEERCVACYLCSAACPVDCIALQAADNPEAQERRYPAFFRINFSRCIYCGMCEEACPTNAIQLIPDFEQSEYARRNLIYEKEDLLISGTGKYPDYNFYRVAGVKTRDKDKGQGEHELPPVDVKSLMP, from the coding sequence ATGAAGAGCACATGGATATATGCCCGTAATCTGGTCGTGGGGTTATGGATCGTCTTTAAACGGACCTTTGCGAAGCCGGTCACCGTTCAGTATCCAGAAGAGCGACCCTATTTGCCCCCACGCTGGCGTGGGCGGATCGTCCTCACCAGAGATCCGGACGGAGAAGAGCGCTGTGTCGCCTGCTATCTCTGCTCTGCGGCATGTCCTGTCGATTGTATTGCGCTTCAGGCCGCGGACAATCCAGAAGCTCAGGAACGTCGCTATCCTGCTTTCTTCCGGATCAACTTTTCGCGGTGCATCTATTGTGGCATGTGCGAGGAAGCCTGTCCGACCAATGCGATCCAACTTATCCCCGATTTCGAACAGAGTGAGTATGCACGCCGGAACCTGATCTACGAGAAGGAAGACCTCCTCATCAGCGGGACCGGCAAGTATCCCGACTATAACTTTTATCGAGTGGCCGGCGTGAAGACACGCGACAAAGACAAGGGGCAAGGCGAACACGAGCTTCCACCGGTGGATGTAAAAAGTTTGATGCCCTGA
- the nuoK gene encoding NADH-quinone oxidoreductase subunit NuoK: MLSTPALVLSIMLFGLGLIGLLSRRNILYMLLSLEIMLNAAALAFIAGGARWGQVDGEIMFLFILTLAAAEVSVALGIVLQLSHRFRTLDADAFCEMRG, translated from the coding sequence ATGTTGAGCACGCCTGCCCTCGTGTTGTCCATCATGCTGTTCGGTCTTGGATTGATCGGTTTATTGAGTCGTCGGAACATCCTGTACATGCTCCTGTCGCTCGAAATCATGTTGAACGCCGCCGCTCTCGCGTTCATTGCCGGGGGGGCCCGTTGGGGACAAGTCGATGGCGAGATCATGTTCCTGTTCATCCTTACCCTGGCGGCGGCTGAGGTCTCTGTGGCACTGGGGATTGTGCTGCAGTTGTCACATCGGTTTCGAACATTGGACGCCGATGCATTCTGCGAGATGAGAGGGTGA
- a CDS encoding NADH-quinone oxidoreductase subunit M, producing MVLWLLILIPILAAPFACMGQQWSRYAPRWIALSAMSVDFLLASFLGSQGHSLRASGHGVWLVESHVSWIPRWGISLHLGLDGLSVILILLTAFVGVVAIIASWTEIQTRVGLFHCNVLLALGGVIGVFLAIDLFLFFFFWELMLVPMYLLIIIWGHAQRRHASFKFFLFTQAGSLVLLVAIVALALLHQQATGRPSFDYADLMGLTLSSEMARWLMLAFLIGFLVKLPALPFHTWLPDTYTEAPTGATIILAGILGKTGAYGLLRFTVPMFPEAISDIAPFVMGLGTLSILYGAILACAQTDIKRLVAYSSMSHMGFILLGAFAGTELALQGTVMQMVAHGLSTGGLFLLAGALQERYQTREMGQMGGLWSVTPRLASMALFFACASLGLPGMANFIGEFLILFGSYAVQPFMIILASIGMVMAAIYSLGMMQRTFFGQQRDARMAPDLSNVAFGTLLFMAVLQIWLGLYPKIVLTTARPVMEQLVQSAVASPHPTPSPSGPLLSSHIGTSQGSAP from the coding sequence ATGGTCCTCTGGCTGCTCATACTCATTCCAATTCTCGCGGCACCCTTCGCCTGTATGGGACAGCAATGGTCTCGCTATGCTCCCCGTTGGATCGCACTCAGTGCCATGTCCGTTGATTTTCTGCTGGCGTCCTTCCTCGGGAGCCAAGGTCACTCGCTTCGGGCGTCAGGCCATGGGGTATGGCTTGTAGAAAGTCACGTCAGTTGGATTCCCCGCTGGGGCATCAGCCTGCATCTTGGCCTCGATGGGCTGAGTGTGATCCTCATTCTGTTGACGGCCTTCGTTGGGGTCGTTGCCATCATTGCCTCCTGGACAGAAATCCAGACCCGGGTCGGATTGTTTCATTGTAACGTCCTGCTGGCCCTTGGTGGCGTCATCGGGGTGTTTCTCGCCATCGATCTGTTTCTGTTTTTCTTCTTTTGGGAGCTCATGCTCGTTCCCATGTATCTCCTGATCATCATCTGGGGCCATGCACAGCGCCGGCACGCTTCATTCAAGTTCTTCTTGTTTACGCAGGCGGGGAGCTTAGTGCTGCTCGTTGCGATTGTCGCCCTCGCACTCCTGCATCAACAGGCGACAGGGCGGCCGAGTTTCGACTATGCCGACCTGATGGGACTGACCCTATCCAGCGAGATGGCCAGGTGGTTGATGCTCGCATTTCTCATTGGGTTTCTTGTAAAGCTGCCGGCGCTTCCCTTCCATACGTGGCTGCCGGATACCTACACAGAGGCGCCCACCGGAGCAACGATCATCCTCGCCGGGATCTTGGGTAAAACCGGCGCCTATGGTTTGCTGCGGTTCACGGTGCCGATGTTTCCGGAAGCGATCAGTGATATTGCTCCCTTCGTCATGGGACTTGGGACGCTCAGTATTCTCTATGGAGCGATATTGGCCTGTGCACAAACGGATATCAAACGACTGGTGGCCTACAGCAGCATGAGCCACATGGGATTCATCCTGCTCGGTGCCTTTGCTGGGACGGAGTTGGCGCTTCAAGGAACGGTGATGCAGATGGTGGCGCATGGGTTGAGCACCGGCGGCCTCTTCCTGTTGGCTGGCGCGCTTCAGGAGCGTTACCAGACGAGGGAGATGGGGCAGATGGGAGGACTGTGGAGTGTGACGCCACGCCTTGCCTCGATGGCGCTCTTCTTTGCCTGCGCATCACTGGGGTTGCCTGGCATGGCCAATTTCATCGGTGAATTTCTCATCCTGTTCGGATCCTATGCGGTTCAACCATTCATGATCATCCTGGCATCCATCGGCATGGTTATGGCAGCCATTTATTCGTTAGGCATGATGCAACGTACATTCTTTGGCCAGCAACGAGATGCCCGTATGGCTCCGGACCTGTCGAATGTCGCGTTTGGGACATTACTCTTCATGGCAGTCCTGCAGATCTGGCTTGGTCTCTACCCGAAGATAGTATTGACCACCGCGAGGCCGGTCATGGAACAGCTTGTACAGTCGGCGGTGGCGTCACCCCATCCGACTCCCTCGCCATCAGGACCTCTGCTGTCGTCCCACATTGGGACCTCGCAAGGGAGTGCCCCATGA
- the nuoH gene encoding NADH-quinone oxidoreductase subunit NuoH: MDWSHTALTITVMLGGGLTLAGMLIWVERRLLGVWQERYGPNRLGPGGCLQSLADMIKIFTKEDWVPPFADKAVFVITPAIVVITALMSFAIVPIAPSFVVADLNMGVMFFLAMSSLAAYSVIIGGWASNNKFAFLGSLRAIAQLLSYEVFMGLSLMGAVLLAGSFNLSDIVDAQRHQWFVIPQFLGFLGFFMAGLAEAHRTPFDMPEAEAELVAGYHSEYSGMKFGMFFVGEYLSVILLSAMTVILFFGGWHGPWLPPVVWFALKMAFFIVLIILIRATWPRFRFDQLLTFGWKVVMPLALINLLVTGGVVLWRAG, translated from the coding sequence ATCGATTGGAGCCACACCGCACTCACCATCACCGTCATGCTTGGTGGTGGACTGACCTTGGCTGGGATGTTGATCTGGGTCGAACGTCGATTGCTAGGGGTCTGGCAAGAACGATACGGCCCGAACCGGTTGGGGCCAGGCGGGTGCCTGCAATCCCTGGCGGATATGATCAAGATCTTCACGAAAGAAGACTGGGTTCCGCCTTTCGCCGATAAGGCGGTCTTCGTGATCACGCCGGCCATCGTGGTGATCACCGCACTCATGTCGTTTGCCATAGTGCCGATTGCTCCCAGCTTTGTCGTCGCCGATCTCAATATGGGCGTCATGTTCTTTTTGGCCATGTCGAGCCTCGCCGCCTACAGTGTCATTATTGGAGGCTGGGCTTCCAACAACAAATTCGCGTTTCTCGGCAGTCTTCGGGCTATCGCGCAGTTATTGAGCTACGAAGTGTTCATGGGGTTGTCGCTGATGGGCGCGGTGCTCTTGGCTGGATCATTCAATCTGAGTGACATCGTCGACGCACAACGGCATCAATGGTTCGTGATTCCTCAATTTCTCGGGTTTCTCGGGTTCTTTATGGCGGGATTGGCTGAAGCGCATCGCACCCCGTTCGATATGCCTGAGGCTGAAGCCGAGCTGGTCGCCGGGTACCACTCGGAGTACAGCGGGATGAAATTCGGGATGTTTTTTGTCGGCGAATACCTCAGTGTCATCCTCCTCTCGGCCATGACCGTGATCCTCTTCTTTGGCGGTTGGCACGGACCCTGGTTGCCGCCGGTGGTGTGGTTTGCCTTGAAGATGGCCTTCTTCATCGTCCTGATCATCCTCATTCGGGCAACCTGGCCACGATTCCGCTTTGATCAGCTACTGACATTCGGCTGGAAGGTTGTGATGCCGCTCGCGTTGATCAATCTCTTGGTGACCGGAGGAGTGGTGTTGTGGAGGGCCGGATAA
- a CDS encoding MFS transporter, with protein MTTLSWRSGVTSYQWLVLFVAWLGWVFDAMDATIYAIVLHPALHDLLHSASGGPPTTEQIGWYGGIIFSIFLIGWAIGGITFGVLADRFGRTKVLIVTILIYAVFTGAAALAETWWHLALSRFLTALGIGGEWAAGAAIVAETWPEDKRAKAAGVLQSAWAVGFFLAATMNLTLKETYGWRGLFVIGIAPAFVALFVRWWVKEPERWTHAHEEHAIPLTAIFHGDLRRSTLVGSALAFVAVFGLWGSTNWAPTLIRELPDLKGEDPTTLTKYVSYAIMALNAGAIFGYLGFGPLADRFGRRPVFALMCVGSFIMLPVTYLIPSSYSGILMLLPILGFFNNGIFSGFPIYLPELYPTKLRATGAGFCFNAGRVLASASPFLTGWLVTTLGSFSRAASTIALIYLIGLVVLLFAQETKGRRLPD; from the coding sequence ATGACTACGCTCTCTTGGCGATCCGGGGTGACCAGCTATCAGTGGTTGGTCTTATTCGTCGCCTGGTTGGGATGGGTCTTTGATGCGATGGACGCGACAATTTACGCGATTGTCCTCCATCCGGCCCTCCACGATCTGTTGCATTCCGCAAGCGGTGGTCCTCCGACGACAGAGCAAATCGGATGGTACGGCGGGATCATCTTTTCCATCTTCCTCATCGGTTGGGCGATCGGCGGCATCACGTTCGGCGTGCTCGCCGATCGCTTCGGACGCACGAAAGTGCTGATCGTTACAATCCTTATTTACGCCGTGTTCACCGGGGCCGCTGCATTGGCTGAGACCTGGTGGCATCTGGCGCTATCCCGCTTTCTCACAGCACTCGGCATCGGCGGTGAATGGGCGGCAGGTGCCGCGATTGTGGCTGAGACGTGGCCGGAAGATAAGCGCGCCAAAGCGGCGGGTGTGCTCCAGTCAGCGTGGGCGGTGGGATTTTTTCTGGCTGCGACGATGAATCTCACATTGAAGGAAACCTATGGATGGCGCGGCTTGTTTGTGATCGGTATCGCTCCTGCGTTCGTTGCCCTCTTCGTCCGGTGGTGGGTCAAGGAACCGGAACGCTGGACCCATGCACATGAGGAGCACGCTATCCCATTGACGGCCATCTTTCATGGTGATTTACGGCGATCCACGTTGGTGGGTTCCGCGCTTGCTTTTGTCGCGGTATTCGGTCTCTGGGGTTCCACAAATTGGGCGCCGACCCTCATTCGTGAGTTGCCGGACCTCAAGGGAGAGGATCCGACGACGCTCACCAAATACGTCAGCTACGCCATTATGGCGTTGAACGCCGGGGCGATCTTTGGCTACCTGGGCTTCGGCCCACTTGCCGATCGCTTCGGGCGTCGGCCGGTGTTCGCTCTGATGTGTGTGGGGAGTTTCATCATGTTACCGGTCACCTATCTTATACCATCAAGTTATAGTGGGATCTTGATGCTCTTGCCGATATTAGGGTTCTTTAACAATGGGATTTTCAGCGGGTTTCCAATTTATCTCCCGGAATTGTATCCGACGAAGTTACGGGCAACCGGGGCCGGCTTTTGCTTCAACGCAGGTCGCGTGCTGGCCTCGGCCTCGCCATTTCTCACGGGATGGCTGGTCACGACGCTCGGCTCCTTCAGCCGAGCGGCCAGCACCATCGCCCTTATCTATTTGATTGGACTGGTAGTTTTGCTCTTTGCCCAGGAAACCAAAGGTCGTCGTCTGCCCGACTAG